Genomic DNA from Selenomonas sp. oral taxon 126:
CCTGCCCAACAATCGCCGTAAACGGGTATATTGCTTTCGTTTTCATTCGTGTAATCCTTGTTTTTTATTAGATGTGGCTTCCTTGATCGCCGCGCGCTTGAGCGCACACTCCGCCGTGCAGATGGCATTCTCTCCCGCCATGCGCGCATAGCACGCGCCACCACAGCGGAGGAAATCCGTACAGGTGCGGCAAAACGCCATTGTCCTCTGCATTTCATGCGACAGTTCTCCCTGCCGACGCACGTCAATGCCGTGCACGACATCGCCGAGCAAAAAGCGTTCATCGCCGACAAAGGAGGAGCACGCATAGATACGCCCAAGCGCATCGACATGAATGCCCGCGCCACTCATTGCGTGGCAGTGCGAGAAGCCGCCGTCGACACGATGAGCAAGACATGCTGCCTGCTCTGCCTGTGCAATGACAATGTGTCGACCGGTAAGCCGCTCGAGCTTCCTGCACAGAGCAAAGACGCGCTCCATCGCAAGGGCAACATCTTCCTCCCGCGCAGGTCTCACACTGACACCGCGTCCCTGTCCGCGCAGAAGGTCAAAGCCAACTCTGCGCACATTGCCGAGATAGTATGCCATCTCGATGACGCCGGGGAGCGCCGTTACATTCTCAGCTGTGACGACTGCGGTCAGTCCAATCTCCTTCCCGCGCTCCGCGAGACGCTGAATCCCTGCAATCACAGCAGAGGAAGTCCCGCGCCCGTCGGGAAAGCAGCGGAGCGGATCGTGCACATCGGGTCTGCCGTCGAGGCTGACGCCGACACCAATGCCCGCATTGCAGAGAAAATCCGCCGCCTCATCAGAGATCAGCGTCCCGTTCGTCTGAATATCCATGCGCACCCGTATGCGATTCCCACGAACATAGTCCGCAATCTGCACGAGAAGCGGCAGTGCGAGCAGCGGCTCACCGCCCGAGAACTGGAGGAGGAATGGTGCGCCGCCCTCTGCCGCGAGATCGATAGTGCGCCGCGCTGTGTCCCACGTCATCGTGCGTGCATCCTGCTCCGATGCGTAGCAATAGCGGCATGCGAGATTGCATGATCCCGTGAGGCTCAGCACCATCATGCGCAGCGGATTCATCTTTATCGCCCTACTTCACATCTGCAAAGCGCTCGGGGTACACCGCGCGCGCCAGCTCATAGACGCACTCGATCGCATTCTGCCCCGCGCTGTAGCGGTAGGTATCGGGCACGGCATAGAGATGGTTCTCCCGCACCGCCTTCACATGCATGAACAGAGGATCGCTGCGGAGCTTCGCGCGGAACTCCTCCGTCTTTTCCCCCTCTGCACTCCATGTCGGCAGCAAAAAAACATCGGGATCGAGCGCAACAATCTGCTCCATCGAAACGGGTGTCTCTGCTGTCAGCCCGACCATTGCGGCACCGTTGCGCAGAGAGGCATGGCGGCACATATCGTCAAAGAGCCCGTCCTTCTGTCCGAACACGCCGCTGAACGCAAACGCGACGACGATGGGGCGCTCCGCCTCGGGGATGTCCCCGACACGGCGCTCCACATCCGCGAGGCGCGCGCGCTTTTCGGCGATGAGTGCTGCGGCATTCTCCTCCTGTCCGAC
This window encodes:
- a CDS encoding ABC transporter substrate-binding protein — encoded protein: MRSKQALLCTPLFLLLAAALIGGCGGGQENAAEQSVFYRGTDGMGVEVVLTEKPKRVVSLGLATDEILLAIAPPEQIAALTAYADDPGLSSMTEAAKAVPVKLKDRSPERVLALHPDLVFTTDGVPKELVESLRDLGLTVYASRTPKRVEGIFTRIEEVGRLVGQEENAAALIAEKRARLADVERRVGDIPEAERPIVVAFAFSGVFGQKDGLFDDMCRHASLRNGAAMVGLTAETPVSMEQIVALDPDVFLLPTWSAEGEKTEEFRAKLRSDPLFMHVKAVRENHLYAVPDTYRYSAGQNAIECVYELARAVYPERFADVK
- a CDS encoding radical SAM/SPASM domain-containing protein is translated as MNPLRMMVLSLTGSCNLACRYCYASEQDARTMTWDTARRTIDLAAEGGAPFLLQFSGGEPLLALPLLVQIADYVRGNRIRVRMDIQTNGTLISDEAADFLCNAGIGVGVSLDGRPDVHDPLRCFPDGRGTSSAVIAGIQRLAERGKEIGLTAVVTAENVTALPGVIEMAYYLGNVRRVGFDLLRGQGRGVSVRPAREEDVALAMERVFALCRKLERLTGRHIVIAQAEQAACLAHRVDGGFSHCHAMSGAGIHVDALGRIYACSSFVGDERFLLGDVVHGIDVRRQGELSHEMQRTMAFCRTCTDFLRCGGACYARMAGENAICTAECALKRAAIKEATSNKKQGLHE